The genome window GAGAGGAGAGCACACCTGGGTCTTGCAATGGTCTTAATCAAGCTTCTGTGAGTCACTGTGTTCTCTTGCTACTTGTGCTGCATCCCCTGAGACACCTCCCCCCACTCCTACCCTCCCCTAGTCTGCTCATCTGTGTGTTAAGTGGTTTGCATTGAATAATGTTATGGCTTCTTGCCAGTTCTACCATCCTGTGTTTTTGTATCATTCTGTTAcactttctaaaacaaaacatgCTTCGCTTTATAGTCTCACCTTGTGTGATGTTTTTCACTGTTCTGTGGGGTGATTTTTGACTGATCCCAAACTTCAGCTGCCCCCTTTCTAATAATAGAAGTCCTACCATTTATCAAATGTTTACTATGCTGCAGGAACTATGctaaacatttcatatatatCATCCAgaccttattttcattttatacatgaggaaaatgaggctcagagatgttaagtaacttgctcaagtttGCTCAGCTGGTATGGAATTAAATCCTGGGTCTGAaaggctccagagcccatgatcATAACAAAATACGATGCTGCTACTGTATTTCTTGCTCAGGGATGCAAAAGGAGGCATTTCCCTTCTAAATTTGTGCATGAGTCCTGATTAATACTTACCTGCTTGCGGGCATGGCTTTGTTCTTCAATAGGTATGTTCAAGGTGCTTTTGTAAAGAGTCCTGGCAATCAAAGAGTAATAGACAGAGATAATCGAAAGTGGAATAATGTAGAACACTAAGAAGCACAGCAGAGAGTGTATCTCTTGCAGGAGCCTCTCAGAAACAGGATAAGAGGCACACGATTCAAAGGTCATATTTTTGTCGGGATCTCGGAAAgtatatacatttgaaaatatagCCTCTGGGAGAGCAATGATCATAGACACGATCCAGATGCAGCCGGCTTTGGCACAGGTCTTCAGGATGGCATTGGGGGGCTGACGCTTCAGGGGCTTCACAACTGCTTTGTATCTAGAAACACATGATCACAGCAAAGGGCAAAATCAATATCAAAATGACAGAATCGTAAGGTTAGAAGTGACCTCAGTGGTCATCCAGTTCTACCTTCCTATCCATATGTATATGACCAAGTCAACATTAACCAACTGGAATTGGTTATGATTTCAAATACACATAATACACTCCAGTATTTTTTTATGCTAATCACTTTTTCCCTTATTCACTGTTATGAGATATTCCAGATCtgcaatttttataattttcttgtaGATCTTCTATTTAGggcaaatacatatttttggcATGATTTTGTGTGTGATGGAGAGTAATTAATTACCTGTGAATTACCTTAAGTGTTCTAAAAGACTTCCTTTATTATGTAAGTGACTGATGTTAAACCTAATTCTCCTTTCTTGGTGAGCGAGCAGTCATCAACCTTCCTAGAAAAGAAGTCCATGACTTTATGCAGGAAAGAGGAGAGGGTTAATTTCTTCCCTGTTCATAAGTGTTAATTTCTTGCCCAAGCCGATCTATAGGTAGATTCAGAGCAAGGCAAGGGTGAAATCGGAAACCCTGTACCATGAAATGATGCCTCCTTATTCTGACAAATCCACCTTAATTTCTACAGCCTTTAAGTAAATCTGCTCTCACACATAATATAAAACCAGTCAAAGCAAAATTCCATAAAAGATACAGGGAAATCGTTTCCTCCTCTCAGATTCCGAAATCTGAAGAAGCTTTTCCTTCTGGTACTGCCAGGCATTGATTACTTACAGGCTTCTTGCAGGCTTTTTAAAGCATCACTTTTAGTATTTGGAGCCTCAATTTTTTTCATGCTTTCACAGTTATCATTCTACAATAGGTACAGAAAAGCACAATACTTAGACTGAAAATATCCTAACACAGCCCAAACACCCTGCCTGCCAGAGGTTCTCACACGCTCCATCCATAGAGCTCTAAGAGTCAACTGGGATTAATTTGTGTCTCTGGAAACAAGAATGTCATTGAATGcctatagaaaaaacaaatacaattaaGTGATGACATTACACTGAGTTACCAGGAAGCTGAAAGCCTCACTGTTTTTTCTGCCATTAATTAATTTgatacatttcaaataaattagaTGCATGCATCTTTTTACCATTTTCCCGTAGACAGCAATGTATATGTGGTCAATTTCACACCTATGTTGATGTTTTAATGTTAACAATATTGCACCACTAGGCTGCACTAATGTATAAAGcatgaattgtttttcttttacaccTGGAACAATTTGTGTTAATAAACTGGCGGGGGGAAAAACACCGTTCAGTATTCTTTCAAACAAACGATTacacttcaaagaaaataaacGATCCCTGAAGCACACAATTTCAACCTCTCCTCAGATGCTAACATAGGAATTTTAACATTCTTACaccaacttttatttaaaatgcccCCCGATTTCCCAATCTTACATCCAGGTTACAGAGTGTGAGAAAAGCAGCATAGTAGCCAGTGAACGCTCCGTAcaagctttcctttcttttgcctaATTTCACATCCTGGCAAATATAACTGAGAAAAGAAACCCACCTGTCAGCACTGAGAATTGTTAACGTGAACACTGATACACCAACAGAAGTGAGCCGGATGAAAGAGAGCACTTTACATCCAATTCTTCCGAACAGCCATCCTTCTGCAAGATAGTGGGTTGCATCGACTGGCACACAAGTTAGCAGAAGTAAAAGATCTCCAAAAGCCAGGCTGGTGATGAAAATATTGGGAACTGTTTGCATGGATTTGGTCTTGAAAAAGACTTTGATGAGAATAGCATTTCCAAGGATGCCCACTGAAATGATCACGGCATAAGTGATATAGATGGCACACAATGCTTCTATTCCTGGAGAGTTGTCTCCGGTCCTTCCTTTATTTGTGGTATCATTAGGAATGACAGGGCTTGATGATTCTGTGCCATTTGTGGTTGAAATTAAAGTCTGATTAGGTGACTGAGGCTGCCTTTGAGACATTTCTTCTGAAGCCTAtgcctttaatatttcttctgctcagtTCAAATGTAGTTGATTGTCACGTCTAATGCCTACGTCTAGTAACGAGAGTGTAGAGGAACAGAGCAGAATGGCAAGCAAATCCAAGACACCCGGATACTCCTTTCTTTCAGTTGTTCTGTGTCTCCCAGCATGCTTGGCTAAATGCTTACCGATCTGGCACTGGAGTGTGGGAGGTGGAGGAGTTTTATTGGCGTTTCCATGACAGAAGGAGGGGGTTTGGGAAATGCTCTGCAGTTGCTTGTTCTCCCCTTTTGGGGAATCTTATGACTACCTAGATGTTATTAAATAATACTTATTGTTTATTAGAATCACTCTGTTTCCATATCTAACCACGAGGCTCTGTATAGATTTTGTCAATTTTCATCCATTTCTCTGCAACCAGAAGGTGGTCTAGTGCACTCTCTTTTACAGGATGAAAAAGTATGTGTGTCCCCTGAAGCACAAACTTGAATCCACCCCTCTAGATTTAATATCAGAGAGGTGCTGAAGCAACAAATCATTCACATTTTGACAGGGCTGATGTCACTTCCAAGGAGGACTAATTCAGGTCACCTGGGCTTATCACCTAGCTCTGACACATGGTAATTCCCAACCCCGCGTATTACCAGGGCGCTGCTGCACAATATCAAAGCAACCTTTAAGAGATGCAGAATCCAGGCAAACCACCAGTTGCTTTGTCTCTAAATGTCCTAATAAAACACCCTTTACTGTTCAACTGCCTGTTTTAATGccatatattttttgtaaatgcCATTTAGGGTTTCTCCCTTTAGAAATGGTTAAAAGGAACCTGCCTTGttccaaaacaaaataatgcagaACACAGCTTAAGGTCCTGACGCAAAAGGACTTGTAAGAATGAaaatcattcttttcaagtgaGGGAATGCCACAGGCTACTCCAGAGGTGAGGGACATGGAGATAATGTTTACATCAGTCGAAGGAAGCAGAAAATTACAGCAATTCCCTTGGTACCAGCAAGAAACTCCCCTTGTTACAGAAAATGTATGTGATTTCTGTGTGTATATGCGGGGTGTGGGGGGTTGTTTGGGAGTGGGAGACCAGCAGTTTAAAGGCATTGGATAATATCTGCTAAGGAATATTCTCTGAAATGATCAAATTCAAAGGATGATCTCTCAGCTAGGAGAAACTTTTTCTAGTAAGGTGCTTATAAATATATCCAGATCAGAATTAGACTGGGATGTGGCATGAAAGACAGCAGAGTATTTGGCTAGCCAATGAACAGGAGGAGTAAACAAAGATTGCTTTTTATACTGACAGAATAATACGTGCAATAAATCCTGCAGGGAAAGTGAATTGGATGAATTGAATCAATTATCTGGTTAATTTGAACAACCTAAACCACACCTATCCTCTACCCCTTCTGAAATTATCTCCAGATCTTGAATTACTCAGTGAAATAACTGTTTTTGATGGgaagcggggagggggcggggcggaaTATACAGATAAACCCAGACCCCTTAGCTGTGAAGTATATACCCTTAAGTAATTTCATGCACTGGGCTGCCTCTTTAAGATCGGCTCTACAGAAAACGGCTCTCTATACTGTTCACATCTTGTTCTCACAAAGCTAATGATAAAATCTCTTTGGGATTCCTGTGTAGCATTTAGCAAAGAGCAAACAGTATCCCCCAATTCACACCTCGGCTGATGGCCACACAGCACCGTTTAGTAAGAAACAAACCCTGGCGCGTGATTTCTAAAATTGTCTCAATTCCGAAGATCTCAGGCATGTTGGCCTCAGGCTGCAGCCACCAGCgtgccttccctccttcctctgccctctggTCAGGAGAGGTCGGGAGAGAGCAGTGGTTTCCCTGGTGCTCCTGGTGTTTGGGGATCTCTAGAATCCCAGCAGATCAAAGTTGGAAGTGACCTTAGAGATGATGAAATGCAATCCTTGATTTTTCTGAGAGGCAAAAATGAGGTTCAGAGGGGGACAGTATGTCATGAGAGGTCACAAGTGTTCCGTAGCAGAGCTGAGATGGAAACAGGTTCCCTCTGGATcctgaaatgttaaaaatcagCAGCAAGAGCTCAAAATCACTCAGCTCCTAACAATGAGCCGTATTTGCTCATTTGGCATCGTGGACTTAggttttctgtgtcttttattAACTAAAAAACAAGAGATTTCCAGGCTAACAAGCAAATCATGATAGATAACTTAAATGCATCTGCTTTTATATCTACTTCTTTTACCCTATAATTCACCCACAAAGCATAACCGTGTCTAGTTAATCATTTGTAGTTCAAGTTGCAGGGCACTTAGCCTATTCAAGATGATGAAatccctttttgtttgtttttggtacaTACTTGGTCAATATTATCATCCAAGCTTTTCAAAACCAACTACTTGGTTGTAGATTAAGCAATTGTAATACAACCTGAATGTAACCTTTTAACTCAAAGGAAGTATTAGACATTGAGCAAATAAATTACCAATTTTCTAAAGCTGGCTTTCCTGGTTTCAGTCCAATTCAGTTAATGTtagcaaaatcttttaaaaatctccaggCAACTGGGGTTCTCACGGTGCTGAAGGACGCTTCTCTGTCTCTAAGGTGGCGGGGAGAGGGATTAGAAAACAGTTGCTAGAGAGAGGCTACAAATTTGACTCTAATGTTCTCCACCATCAGTTAAacaggacagtggttctcaaattttggcTTGCATCCGAATCGCCAGAAAGGCGTatcaaaatgcagatttctgggtcTCACGTCCAGAGTTTCTAATTTAATAGGTCCGGGGTGGAGCCTGAGCATTTGCCTTCctaacaggttcccaggtgattctgatgttgCTGGTCAAGGACCACACTCTCAGAACCACTTCCataggatacaaatgaaaatCATCCCGTTGTTCAGGAGAAGCATGGCTTTTCCTGATATTAAGGTCAAAGAGAGATTTCTGTGGGTcttcattaaagaaaaaggaattctgtGATGTGATGGGTACTTCCCAAATCCTCCCTATGTATCTCAGTCCCGGGTAAGCCACATCTACTGAACCATCGGGTACCTGCACTCAAATCACTCAAGGTGCTTCGGGTGATTTTTCCAATGGGAGAAAGACGAAGTGGTTAAGCTTTTGGCGTATGACTCAAGCTCAAATTCTGTCTGTGTATTTGAGAGCTGAAAAATGAATAACCAGAATTCTCAACCTATAAGTCTCCAACAATAgaggttctttatttttttttaatgctcttgtGCTGGGAAACAGGATGGATTTCTTTGTTATTAATTAACTGGGTTAGATCAATTTTAAGAGGACAAATTTGACTGGTGGGTGTATTTGGATCTATGTAATAGTGATTTCTGTCATTACAGAGTTCTCAGCTCTCCCTCATAATTTCTTGCTCCAAAACTTTATTGGTACAGTTTCATATTTCAAGGTGAGACTACTATTCAGAACGGCATCTGCAGAgaccaggttaaaaaaaatacaaattatgtaATGGTAGGCTCTACAAAGAGTAGAAATTCCACTCGAATGTTTAAGTGAAATGTTTTGTTAAAGCAAATTCTTGTTATGATTAAACTTAATGGCTTCTTGAAAGTAAACATCCATGTAGGCTGTTCAGATTTTGGTACCTTTCTATGCCCTGATCACTGTACTTGTCCACCTACCCAGGCTTAATATTGTGTGCTGTGGTCAATGTGAAGTTCTCCAATTATAATAGATGGAGGCAGTTTTGCATCAGACAAAATGTTTAGCATGTCTAAATATTGAggtactgaagaggaaaattagaaacttgcactcagctaaaaataacttcatgctagttctgcttttgtaagatatgcttgctgcccggagaaagaaacaagatgacctagcaatcaaatgtaaccataagatgtttcgGAAAATATGGAATGTTCAGCACCTGTTCTTGCAAGTTTCTGCTCTGTAACTGCTGGCAGCCCATAGCAACCAAGTAACctatctaccaatgctaactgtaaccatgtgcactgacccctataaaagaaAAGCTCATCCTGAGCTCCgggcccagaactttagagcattagctcctctggggccactggcttaataaatctgagttctccaaccctcgagtgtggtgtttggtttctcgacagactgatttctgcaacagtacAAATTATGAAGTAGATAAATGTATCTCTTAGTACATTTCTACCTCTCAGTAACCTcagggaccacactctgagaactCTGAGAACCCTTTTCCTAAAATTCTCTCATGTACCCTTAATCACATGTCCTGTTTCCACAGGGCTTACTTTCAGCTTCCTGTAGCTTAATCCCTATTAAGGGACTCCAAGTCAATAAAGGCCAGACACTTACCATATGGCcccacaattccactcctaggtatctacccaagtaaatgaaaacatatgtccacacaaagacttgaaTGCAAATGTACATGGAAGCATGATTCATAAAAACAAActggaaacatcctaaatgtccatcagttagCAGTTGGGTAAACATAATGTGACTTATCCATACTGTGGACTGCTAgtcagcaattaaaaaaagaacaatattatttttaaaatccagtttatTAGAtgattgatcatggtgtatctcaaaaaataataatagattaaaaaatccAGTTTATTGGttctcaagtttattttttatgagaCATAAATATTACCATTTTGTGGCTATTTAGTTAGCAACATGAAACCCTTTCATGATCTATTATCTGTAGTGGGAATCATCCCAGATAAAAATGGTGACTCTTGAAGATTGGAAATGCCATATGAAAGGCATTTTGATTATTCCCCTCTCACCTTGACTGTAGGATTGGAATAACTTGGGAGAATTGGTTTTCCTGCATATTAGCACTAAACTTTCATGAGTTCATGAAGagaaaagttagaaacttacactcagctaaaaacaactccatgcttgttttgcttttgtgacaTATGCTTGCTGCtccgagaaaaacagaaaaacaggatgacctaacaattcaatgtaattttaagatgttttgctaaaaaatggaatgttctgcacctgctgttgtaagtttctgtttggaaacttccatgctctgtaaacatgtgcactatgaaagtaaagctcaccctgagttcgggcccggaactttggagcgttagctcgtctggtgccCCGACTTAATAAACCTgaattctccaaccctccgagtgtggtgcttggtttctcgatggaccaatttctgcaacattcaGACTGGCCACTGATCCCAAATAAGAACAAAGTATTGATACATGTTTCAACAGGGATGAATCTCAAACATATGCAATGAAAGACACCAGCTACTCTGTATCATTCCTTAATATGAGATTTCTAGAAAATGGGAAACTATGGTGATGGAAGGCACATCAATGGTTGGCTGGGTCTGGAGGTTGGAGCAAGGATGACTGCTAAGGAGCCCAAGGAAAAATTTGGGGATAATGGAAGTGTTCTGTAACGATGTGACATGATGATGTTTGCATGATGgtataaatttattaaacttcgaactgtacactgaaaataagtgaattcatgatatgtaaattatacctcaagaaagctgaaaaatgagaaagaaatagtaaatcctggGCTAGATGCTTTTGGGGGATAGAAATGAGTAAGCCATTTCTAGTGCGGGGGGATGGTGAGGCGAAGGAGTCTCACCTGTGCCTGGATCAAGGCTGCTCTCGCTGGCACTGCTGCCGCTCTACCGTGTACCAGACTCTGCCCTGCAGCCTTCTGCCAGGACGAGGGCTCCTGCTTTCAGGAGACACAGAGATGAGTAGAACACAGCACTTGTCCTCAAAGAACTTGATGAGAGAGGAGGTAAGAACACAAGCAGGAAACCTGAATTTCTTGGGCACCTGCACATACTTGCTCACATACTAGCTCCTTGTAAAGTCCTCCACCTCAAGTATTTCTGGGAGCCCCTAAGGATGGGGGCACTTAGCTGTAGTTTGGGACTTAGGTTGCCCTAGAATCGGTGGCAATCGTTTAACCCTACAAGGTCTTTCCTAGCGTCTACCCTGTGCTCATTCCCGCCAACACTGTTGCTGCTCCACTGGGTGCCCCAGCCTCTGCCCTACAGTCTCTGTGTCATTCAGCCGGGCCTCGTGGTCTTGTCCACTGTCCCTCGGAGCACGGGCAGTCCCTCTCCAGGGAGGACCTGCCAGTCTGTGAGGTGCTGCCACTGTGACAGGGTAGAATAAGCctacacattaaaaataaggTCTCCACGGGACTTCCCCGGtgctccagtgggtaagactctgcactccccatgcagggggtctgggttcgatacatggtcagggaactagatcccgcatgcatgccgcaactaagaagcctgcatgccgcaactaaagatcccgcatgccacaactgagagtctgcatgccgcaactaagacccggcgcagccaaaataaatacattaattacttaatttaaaaaaagatcttaaaacttctcatcacaagaaataaaatttaaactatgCATAGTGATAGAGGTTAACTcaatttattgtggtgatcatttcacaatatatccAAATAGCCAATCATTATGTTGcacccctgaaactaatataatgttgtagaTCAATGATACCTcaacaaaaaaaagtcttttatctTCCAACATCCAGATTACAATGGCATTGAGACCCTACCCCATacatactcatttttttctagaaagaatTCTAATGGTTCCCCTCCTTAAATTGACCCAAGAATCTCTAGGGTTGCTTCCAGATATGCATGATCAGTCCTCTACTTTGTTTGGTCTAGTCCACTGGGTTACTGGCAACCTAATCTTGCCTCTTGAAATGGACTTCTCAACTGTTAACATCAAGGTTGTCCCACTTGCTGCTCTCATTTGACTGATTCAGTTCTCCCCATTTACACATGAGAAAGCTGTTGAACCCAGGTAGCTGGTTCCAGAGTTCTTGCTGCTAACTGCTACTCCCATTAAGCAGAGGTGGCCCCAACCAAACCACCAGCTTGGACTGGTTCCAGCACAGAGTGCTGACTTGATCCATCCTCATCAAGAAGGTTTCTCAAGATGCCATGTCTACCATCAGACTTAGCTCAGAAGGGTCCTGAAGAAAGACTGCCTGGGCCCTGGAGGATTCTAACTCTTTATCAGCTTGGATGCAGCTCTTTCCTTTTGAGGAGCATCCATAGGATATTCAGAATGACTGCATGTCCTGGACCAGACCCCCTCCAACAGTCTGGACTCTGAGCGCCCATGCACGTTCTCCTTTCATGGAAAGCCTCCTCTCAGAGCCCCCTCCTTGTTCCTTCTCAGTAATCTGACCTCATTTGGGACCACCCCAGGCCATTAGACATCATTTATGCCTTTGAACCTCAGTGGGTTGCATTAGGAAGAGAGGCTCAGGATCTCATTGCCTTTGCTGCCATGACAGTCCTTCCTGGGTGCAAATAGGTCCCTGGATAGGACAGAAGCAGGCAtccagggaggcagggctgggcagatTCACGTAAGAGCCATCACATTGTACTCCAATTCACGGCTTCCTACTGCCGACTTGGGCTTTGTGCCTGAGTCAACTCTGTCACGCTTGGTTATTTCCTCCCCTCAGGAGGATTTATCTCCTC of Hippopotamus amphibius kiboko isolate mHipAmp2 chromosome X, mHipAmp2.hap2, whole genome shotgun sequence contains these proteins:
- the BRS3 gene encoding bombesin receptor subtype-3, with amino-acid sequence MSQRQPQSPNQTLISTTNGTESSSPVIPNDTTNKGRTGDNSPGIEALCAIYITYAVIISVGILGNAILIKVFFKTKSMQTVPNIFITSLAFGDLLLLLTCVPVDATHYLAEGWLFGRIGCKVLSFIRLTSVGVSVFTLTILSADRYKAVVKPLKRQPPNAILKTCAKAGCIWIVSMIIALPEAIFSNVYTFRDPDKNMTFESCASYPVSERLLQEIHSLLCFLVFYIIPLSIISVYYSLIARTLYKSTLNIPIEEQSHARKQIESRKRIAKTVLVLVALFALCWLPNHLLYLYCSFTSQTYMDPSAIHFIVTIFSRVLAFSNSCVNPFALYWLSKTFQQHFKAQLFCCKAELPDPPAADTPLDNLAVMGRVPGAASTQVSEISVSLFAGCSVKKEDDRV